In Acanthochromis polyacanthus isolate Apoly-LR-REF ecotype Palm Island chromosome 18, KAUST_Apoly_ChrSc, whole genome shotgun sequence, the following proteins share a genomic window:
- the amacr gene encoding alpha-methylacyl-CoA racemase: MALAGVRVIELAGLAPAPFCGMILADFGAKVIRVDRTKVAASMDTQARGKRSVAINLKTAEGVALLRKLCVQSDVVLEPYRKGVMEKLGLGPHELLMENPRLIYARLTGYGQSGSYATAAGHDINYLAMSGLLSRLGRSGEKPYAPLNLLADFAGGGLTCALGIVLALLERTKSGKGQVIDASMVEGAAYTGSFIWKSRSIGLWDRSRGENLLDSGAPFYDTYQTSDGKYMAVGAIEPQFYKQLLQGLELNAGDLPPQMSFDDWPELRRIFTQRFASKTQADWSRIFDGTDACVTPVLTFEQVSSHPHNQERGSFVKDSSGQESPRPAPVLSRTPAEPGLGSSPDPGEHTVEVLEEYGFASSEIDKMVAAGVVECNAIKAKL; this comes from the exons ATGGCACTGGCTGGGGTGAGAGTTATTGAGCTGGCAGGCCTGGCTCCAGCACCGTTCTGCGGCATGATCCTGGCAGACTTCGGAGCCAAGGTGATCCGTGTGGACCGCACCAAGGTCGCGGCGTCTATGGACACACAAGCCCGGGGGAAAAGATCTGTGGCCATCAACCTGAAGACAGCAGAAGGAGTGGCCTTGCTCAGGAAGCTGTGTGTTCAGTCTGACGTGGTCCTTGAGCCCTATCGTAAAG GTGTGATGGAGAAGCTGGGTCTCGGTCCACATGAGCTGCtgatggaaaaccctcgtctgaTCTACGCTCGATTGACAGGGTACGGCCAGAGTGGGTCTTATGCCACCGCAGCTGGGCATGACATCAACTACCTGGCCATGTCAG GTCTTTTATCCCGGCTGGGACGCAGTGGAGAGAAGCCCTATGCTCCGCTGAATCTGTTAGCGGACTTTGCAGGTGGTGGTCTCACCTGTGCTCTGGGAATAGTTCTAGCATTGTTGGAGAGGACAAAGTCAGGGAAAGGACAGGTCATTGATGCCAGCATG GTGGAAGGAGCAGCATATACAGGCTCATTTATATGGAAATCTCGTAGTATTGGTTTGTGGGACCGTTCTAGAGGAGAGAACTTGTTGGACAGCGGCGCACCGTTCTATGATACCTACCAGACTTCGGATGGAAAGTACATGGCTGTGGGCGCCATAGAGCCACAGTTCTACAAACAGCTACTTCAGG gGTTAGAGTTGAACGCTGGAGACTTGCCTCCTCAAATGAGCTTCGATGATTGGCCAGAGCTGAGACGGATTTTCACACAGCGGTTTGCCTCAAAGACCCAGGCGGATTGGTCGAGGATTTTTGACGGGACCGACGCCTGCGTTACACCTGTGTTGACTTTCGAGCAGGTGAGCTCACACCCACATAACCAGGAGAGGGGCTCTTTCGTGAAGGACTCCAGCGGGCAAGAGAGCCCCCGACCGGCCCCGGTTCTGTCTCGGACTCCTGCTGAGCCCGGCCTCGGCTCCAGCCCTGATCCTGGAGAGCACACAGTGGAGGTCCTGGAGGAGTACGGCTTTGCATCATCAGAGATAGATAAGATGGTAGCAGCAGGGGTCGTAGAGTGTAACGCAATCAAGGCCAAGTTGTAG